A DNA window from Aureibaculum sp. 2308TA14-22 contains the following coding sequences:
- a CDS encoding NAD(P)/FAD-dependent oxidoreductase — translation MIKEIQLRITVKEAKTTDILKIKAAEQLSLSVDTIDSVKILRKSIDARKPTIIFNYKVAVFVNEPAPTNEVKQFIYKNVSDAKPIHIIGFGPAGMFAALRCLELGYKPVVLERGKKVQDRRRDLKAINQDHIVNSDSNYCFGEGGAGTYSDGKLYTRSLKRGNVRRIFEQFVFHGATEQILIDAHPHIGTNKLPKIVENIRETILDYGGEIHFESRVTDFVIKGNQLKAIRLQNDIEMNVDAVILATGHSARDIYYLLHKKNIDIEAKSFAMGVRVEHPQHIIDSIQYHCKGKRDDLLPAAPYSLVQQVKDRGVYSFCMCPGGFIVPAATAMGEVVVNGMSPSKRNNEFANSGIVVEINIEKDLYKYNHFGELKGLEFQKDLEKQAYNAGGKTQTAPAQRLTDFVTGKLSIDLNPTSYQPGLKSAPLHSLLPKIIGSRLRAGFKEFGKKMRGYYTEEANVVGVESRTSSPVKIPRNKNLEHPQIRGLFPCGEGGGYAGGIVSAAMDGERCVEAVVGVVSG, via the coding sequence ATGATAAAAGAAATTCAGCTTCGCATTACGGTTAAAGAAGCCAAAACCACAGATATTCTAAAAATTAAGGCGGCTGAACAATTATCCCTTTCGGTTGATACAATTGATAGTGTCAAGATTTTAAGAAAATCTATTGATGCACGCAAACCGACTATTATTTTTAATTATAAGGTTGCCGTTTTTGTAAATGAACCTGCTCCTACAAATGAGGTAAAACAATTTATTTATAAAAATGTTTCTGATGCAAAACCCATTCATATCATCGGTTTTGGCCCAGCGGGAATGTTTGCCGCTTTGCGTTGCTTAGAGTTGGGCTACAAACCAGTTGTGTTAGAACGTGGTAAAAAAGTGCAAGATCGAAGACGTGACTTGAAAGCTATTAATCAAGATCATATTGTGAACTCAGATTCTAATTATTGTTTTGGTGAAGGTGGTGCAGGCACGTATTCTGACGGGAAATTATATACGCGAAGTCTAAAACGAGGTAATGTAAGGCGTATTTTTGAACAGTTTGTTTTTCATGGAGCTACCGAACAGATTTTGATAGATGCTCACCCGCATATTGGCACTAATAAACTCCCCAAAATAGTCGAAAATATTAGAGAAACCATTCTGGACTATGGTGGCGAAATCCATTTTGAAAGTCGAGTTACCGATTTTGTCATAAAAGGCAATCAACTGAAAGCAATTAGACTACAAAATGATATTGAAATGAATGTTGATGCCGTTATTTTGGCTACAGGTCATTCTGCACGTGATATTTATTATTTACTGCACAAAAAAAACATTGACATTGAGGCAAAATCTTTTGCTATGGGCGTTCGTGTTGAACATCCGCAACATATAATCGATTCCATTCAATACCATTGCAAAGGCAAGAGAGACGATTTATTACCCGCTGCTCCGTATAGCTTGGTGCAACAAGTAAAAGACCGTGGCGTCTATTCCTTTTGTATGTGTCCTGGTGGGTTTATAGTTCCCGCTGCAACAGCTATGGGCGAAGTTGTAGTCAATGGCATGTCACCCTCAAAACGGAACAACGAATTTGCAAATTCGGGAATTGTTGTTGAAATTAATATTGAAAAAGACCTCTATAAATACAATCACTTTGGTGAATTAAAAGGGTTGGAATTTCAAAAAGACTTAGAAAAACAGGCCTATAATGCTGGTGGAAAAACACAAACCGCACCTGCACAACGACTAACAGATTTTGTAACTGGAAAATTGTCAATAGATTTGAACCCTACCTCCTACCAACCGGGATTAAAATCGGCTCCGTTGCATTCCTTATTGCCCAAAATTATTGGAAGCCGACTAAGAGCAGGATTTAAAGAATTCGGCAAAAAAATGAGAGGCTATTATACCGAAGAAGCTAATGTTGTAGGCGTAGAATCTAGAACCTCATCACCTGTAAAAATACCGAGAAACAAGAACTTAGAACACCCACAAATTAGAGGGTTATTCCCGTGTGGAGAAGGTGGTGGTTATGCTGGTGGTATTGTTTCTGCTGCTATGGATGGGGAACGGTGTGTGGAGGCGGTTGTTGGAGTGGTTAGTGGTTAG
- a CDS encoding Pycsar system effector family protein produces the protein MEKPKVTQNSPQIKNKHTDDLVDHYWGSINYIFSLIKASEIKAGLILSFYGILLNFIYKSFASILSPETNHIFLYVLSALWLVCTIISIYFCIRCFMPRIEAKFDKNIFFFGDVITKFGDINQFSKLFYDVSRDEDRLFEQLGQQVYINSKIADAKFKYVNKALRFLALGLIILLIITAYYFIVVF, from the coding sequence ATGGAAAAACCGAAAGTAACTCAAAACTCACCCCAAATCAAAAACAAACATACTGATGACTTGGTTGATCATTATTGGGGAAGCATTAATTATATTTTTAGTCTAATTAAAGCATCTGAAATTAAAGCGGGTCTAATTCTTTCCTTTTATGGCATCTTATTAAATTTCATCTATAAGAGTTTTGCAAGTATTTTAAGTCCCGAAACAAATCACATTTTCCTTTATGTGCTATCGGCACTTTGGTTAGTTTGTACTATAATTTCTATTTATTTTTGTATCAGATGTTTTATGCCTAGAATTGAAGCCAAGTTTGACAAGAATATTTTCTTTTTTGGTGATGTGATTACCAAATTTGGCGACATCAATCAATTTTCAAAATTATTCTATGATGTGAGCCGAGATGAAGACCGTTTGTTTGAACAACTTGGACAGCAGGTATATATCAATTCAAAAATTGCTGATGCAAAATTTAAATACGTCAACAAAGCATTACGGTTTTTAGCATTAGGATTGATCATTCTACTCATTATTACCGCTTACTACTTTATTGTTGTTTTTTAG
- a CDS encoding response regulator: MAKILVVDDEPDLETLIKQKFRKQIRQKEYEFLFAINGKDALEKLIADPDTDIVLSDINMPEMDGLTLLTKLSESSPLIKSVIVSAYGDMDNIRVAMNRGAFDFITKPINFKDLTLTMEKTLKHAKHIKDTLQAIKENNILKMYVDENVLNFMGSREYENTIMANETIDATVVFIDICGFTKISENAPADTVVKMINSYFDEMVKEIMNQEGHIDKFIGDAIMAVFRGEYHLDRAIDAALAVRSKINKLPEMGDKLKFKPKVSIGIKSGEMISGNIGSVSLKRLDYTVIGDTVNTAARLQDAAGENQIIICETCHEHIKESFICKNLGSITMKNKSQPINVFEVLE, translated from the coding sequence ATGGCAAAGATACTAGTAGTTGATGATGAACCGGATTTAGAAACTCTGATTAAGCAAAAATTCCGAAAACAGATTCGACAAAAAGAATATGAATTTCTATTTGCAATCAATGGCAAAGATGCATTAGAAAAATTGATTGCCGATCCAGATACCGACATTGTTTTGAGTGACATCAATATGCCAGAAATGGATGGCTTAACCTTGTTAACCAAACTTAGCGAATCGAGTCCACTGATTAAATCGGTTATTGTATCTGCTTATGGAGATATGGATAATATTCGGGTGGCCATGAACCGCGGTGCTTTCGATTTTATTACCAAGCCCATAAATTTTAAGGATTTAACGCTAACCATGGAAAAAACCTTGAAGCATGCAAAACACATCAAGGATACACTCCAAGCTATTAAGGAAAACAACATTTTAAAAATGTATGTTGATGAAAATGTGCTTAATTTTATGGGAAGTCGTGAATACGAAAATACCATTATGGCTAATGAAACCATTGATGCCACTGTCGTTTTTATAGATATTTGCGGATTTACAAAAATTAGCGAAAATGCTCCTGCAGATACCGTAGTTAAGATGATTAATTCTTATTTTGACGAAATGGTAAAAGAAATCATGAATCAAGAAGGTCATATTGATAAATTTATTGGCGATGCAATTATGGCAGTCTTTAGAGGAGAATATCATTTAGACAGAGCTATTGATGCGGCATTGGCAGTAAGGAGTAAGATTAACAAACTCCCAGAAATGGGTGATAAACTTAAGTTTAAACCTAAAGTATCTATTGGTATTAAAAGCGGGGAAATGATTTCTGGCAATATAGGGTCTGTTAGTTTAAAAAGATTAGATTATACGGTAATTGGAGATACCGTAAATACAGCCGCCAGATTGCAAGACGCCGCAGGTGAAAATCAAATAATTATTTGTGAAACTTGTCATGAACATATAAAAGAATCTTTTATTTGTAAAAATCTGGGAAGCATTACTATGAAAAACAAATCGCAACCCATAAATGTATTTGAAGTATTGGAATAG
- a CDS encoding response regulator, with product MKILVVDDEHDVKTLFQQRFRKEIRKEELSFVFAFSGEEALKILDSMKQEAVLILSDINMPGMSGLDLLETIKKDYVAPPPVVMMITAYGDEENFNTAKRLGADDFLTKPVDFKLLKDKLINNL from the coding sequence ATGAAAATATTAGTAGTTGACGACGAACACGATGTAAAGACCTTATTTCAACAACGTTTCAGAAAGGAAATTCGTAAAGAAGAACTCTCTTTTGTATTCGCCTTTTCTGGAGAAGAAGCTTTGAAAATTTTAGACAGTATGAAACAGGAAGCCGTATTAATTCTATCAGACATTAATATGCCCGGAATGAGCGGGCTTGATTTGTTAGAAACTATCAAAAAAGATTATGTTGCACCACCTCCTGTAGTTATGATGATCACTGCTTATGGTGATGAGGAAAATTTTAACACAGCAAAGCGTTTAGGAGCAGATGACTTTTTGACCAAACCAGTCGATTTCAAATTATTAAAAGATAAACTAATAAATAATCTCTAA
- a CDS encoding ATP-binding protein gives MKTKLLMKHHIVFTGLLCSLLFVSCNKTSKSETETTVGNYKAPETIPLKFTEPEPFEWETITSDTLTTPVSYSLNIEELPSKPFELNKFKPLKTPMKEFDLDWESFPTEPLKFDSVPFTVTMAPIKKPKITKMKPPGIMDGTNTNLLQLSTNEGLEGNMITSFLENEDGSIWIGLVSITSPSNLSTLTLYDGENAFLYDYPAINEMIFDDQGRLWMATNGNGIYILDLKNDIEYTINISEVDVNFIDILQDHRGTIYLVAFKNGVYTIDAGIENLQKLTNKKSNLPLTLLEDSDKNIWLAFEDGIAAINEEKQDIKTIPGDTGFTLNLSTDIKEDASGAIWFCSFRTGEVASLSLKQKKARLLTKENGYNIIDGTRLEQDSKGNIWIAGNKEAFILSADRTRSKTIGTNSTMLTNRRGSILKKNDGSLWLGTLDKGVVIANNFTLNTEYFDASKGLMHDQIWEIEEDSRGNLWLGTGAGINIIDQKKNTIKSVTKEQLHFVGNGSVNYIKEISKDVYFLDIGAGFSIYDRQQHKITQYASNTNLVIEMLGFAALDEHTFCLYTPEGLYVYDIEQNSLKKITSKTDPDILKTQFGAEIVYDGNDILWIPTFNRGLAKVNLKNNTISYINKKQGLSDNNVGVASFSEEGELWVTTLSGIGILNLEQNTLTNLKEENGLIPSEMYDLIDRGDMMYGASVNGLIPIDKLTAKNTNKGYYAFNGGLGFKSNDYLSGSSKFLKNGQFWAGVVNSSNEFRLMVMDAAPKPDTTLSSVYITKMYIRDENPGFNNTESTDSLNNRVLSYANATNMKWDSIKHPYNIPTGLVLPFDQNSLSFSYASNDVFNREQLTYRFILDGEDEDWTYADSKTKTKNYYNLKPGEYTFKVASRSFNKQWSTPDELTFHISPPWWQTWWAYLIFALIAASILRVYILFRARKLTNENKLLEEKVKDRTNELEASIEDLKATQSQLIQSEKMASLGELTAGIAHEIQNPLNFVNNFSEVNVELIDEMQEELKAGNHEDVIEISNDIKENQKKIYHHGRRADSIVKGMLKHSRNTSGEKEPTNINAIADEYLRLAYHGLRAKDKSFNATLNTDLDESIGNINVAGQDMGRVILNLITNALHAISPNALEGTDKKPTIWVSTKNSGDTVEIKIKDNGSGIPKKIIDKIFQPFFTTKASGQGTGLGLSMSYDIVKSHGGELKVESKEGEGTTFTIIIPK, from the coding sequence ATGAAAACCAAACTTTTAATGAAACATCATATTGTTTTTACAGGTCTTTTATGTAGCCTATTGTTCGTTTCTTGTAACAAAACAAGCAAGTCCGAAACAGAAACTACTGTTGGCAATTATAAGGCTCCTGAAACCATACCCTTAAAATTTACAGAGCCAGAACCTTTTGAATGGGAAACCATTACTTCAGATACACTAACAACTCCTGTAAGCTATTCTTTAAATATTGAAGAGTTGCCAAGTAAACCGTTTGAATTGAACAAATTCAAACCGCTGAAGACTCCAATGAAAGAATTTGATTTGGATTGGGAAAGTTTTCCAACAGAACCATTGAAATTTGATTCGGTTCCGTTTACAGTTACAATGGCTCCAATAAAAAAGCCGAAGATTACCAAAATGAAACCGCCGGGCATCATGGATGGCACTAATACCAATTTACTACAACTTTCTACAAATGAAGGGCTAGAAGGGAATATGATTACCTCATTTTTAGAAAATGAAGATGGTTCTATTTGGATTGGATTAGTCTCCATAACATCACCTTCTAATTTATCTACATTAACATTATACGATGGTGAAAATGCATTTCTATATGATTATCCGGCCATTAACGAAATGATTTTTGATGACCAAGGAAGACTTTGGATGGCAACCAATGGTAATGGCATTTATATATTGGATCTTAAAAATGACATCGAATATACAATCAATATTTCTGAAGTAGACGTTAACTTTATTGATATACTTCAAGACCATAGAGGCACCATATATCTCGTCGCATTTAAAAATGGAGTTTATACCATAGATGCAGGGATTGAAAATTTACAAAAATTGACGAATAAGAAGAGTAATTTACCCCTAACGCTTTTGGAAGATAGTGACAAAAATATTTGGCTAGCTTTTGAAGATGGTATAGCTGCAATAAACGAAGAAAAGCAAGACATCAAAACCATCCCAGGAGACACAGGCTTTACATTAAACCTTAGTACGGACATTAAAGAAGATGCATCTGGAGCTATTTGGTTCTGTAGCTTTCGGACCGGAGAAGTAGCAAGCTTATCCTTAAAACAGAAAAAAGCAAGGTTACTTACCAAGGAAAATGGCTATAATATTATTGATGGAACTAGGTTAGAACAAGATTCTAAAGGTAATATTTGGATTGCGGGTAATAAAGAGGCCTTTATTTTAAGTGCAGACAGAACAAGATCTAAAACCATAGGCACAAATAGTACAATGTTAACCAACCGAAGAGGTAGTATTCTAAAAAAGAATGATGGTTCTTTGTGGTTGGGCACTTTGGATAAAGGAGTAGTTATAGCAAATAATTTTACACTCAACACAGAATATTTTGATGCCTCCAAAGGCTTAATGCATGACCAGATTTGGGAAATAGAGGAAGACTCTAGAGGAAATTTATGGCTAGGAACAGGAGCAGGTATTAATATTATTGACCAAAAAAAGAACACCATAAAATCGGTAACTAAAGAACAATTACATTTTGTTGGTAATGGTAGCGTTAATTATATAAAAGAGATTTCAAAAGATGTCTATTTTTTGGATATTGGAGCTGGTTTTTCAATTTATGATAGACAGCAACATAAAATTACTCAATATGCCAGTAATACCAACTTAGTTATAGAAATGTTAGGGTTTGCAGCATTAGATGAGCATACCTTTTGCTTATATACTCCAGAAGGTTTATATGTGTACGATATTGAACAGAATAGCTTAAAAAAAATAACATCAAAGACAGATCCTGATATTTTAAAAACCCAGTTCGGTGCTGAAATAGTTTACGACGGTAATGACATACTTTGGATCCCTACGTTCAATCGTGGTTTGGCAAAAGTGAATCTAAAGAACAATACCATTAGCTATATAAATAAAAAACAAGGTCTTTCTGATAATAATGTAGGTGTAGCTTCCTTTTCTGAGGAAGGTGAATTATGGGTGACAACCCTTAGCGGTATTGGCATTTTAAATTTAGAGCAAAACACACTTACCAATTTAAAAGAAGAAAATGGTTTAATTCCTTCAGAAATGTATGATCTGATAGACAGAGGAGACATGATGTATGGAGCAAGCGTAAATGGTCTTATCCCCATCGATAAATTAACTGCAAAAAATACAAACAAGGGTTACTATGCCTTTAATGGAGGCTTAGGATTTAAGTCAAATGATTATCTGTCGGGCTCTAGTAAGTTTCTTAAGAACGGCCAATTTTGGGCCGGTGTTGTGAACTCTTCTAACGAATTTAGATTGATGGTCATGGATGCTGCACCAAAACCTGACACCACTTTAAGTTCGGTTTACATTACCAAAATGTACATTAGGGATGAAAATCCAGGGTTTAATAATACGGAAAGTACAGATTCTCTAAATAATAGAGTTTTATCGTACGCCAACGCCACAAATATGAAGTGGGACTCTATTAAACATCCCTATAATATTCCAACAGGCCTTGTATTACCTTTTGACCAAAACAGTTTAAGTTTCAGCTATGCAAGTAACGATGTTTTTAATAGAGAACAATTAACCTACCGTTTTATCCTTGATGGTGAAGACGAGGATTGGACCTATGCCGATTCTAAAACAAAAACAAAAAACTACTATAATTTAAAGCCAGGTGAATATACCTTTAAAGTAGCCTCAAGAAGTTTTAATAAGCAATGGTCTACTCCAGATGAGTTGACATTCCATATTAGTCCGCCTTGGTGGCAAACCTGGTGGGCCTATTTAATTTTCGCACTCATAGCCGCCAGTATTTTGAGGGTTTATATTCTTTTTAGAGCAAGGAAATTAACTAATGAAAATAAACTTTTGGAAGAGAAGGTTAAGGACAGAACCAATGAACTCGAAGCTTCAATAGAAGACCTGAAAGCTACACAATCACAATTAATCCAATCTGAAAAAATGGCAAGTTTGGGTGAACTCACAGCAGGTATTGCTCATGAAATTCAAAATCCGTTAAACTTTGTCAATAATTTCTCAGAAGTAAATGTAGAGCTGATCGACGAAATGCAAGAGGAATTGAAGGCAGGTAATCATGAAGATGTGATCGAAATTTCTAACGACATTAAGGAAAACCAGAAAAAAATATACCATCATGGAAGACGAGCAGATTCTATCGTAAAAGGGATGTTAAAGCATAGTCGTAACACCAGTGGCGAAAAAGAACCAACAAATATAAATGCTATTGCTGATGAATACTTGAGGTTGGCTTATCACGGACTCCGTGCAAAAGACAAATCCTTTAATGCAACCTTAAACACAGATTTAGATGAATCCATTGGTAATATAAATGTGGCAGGGCAAGATATGGGTAGAGTGATATTAAATTTGATTACCAATGCCTTACATGCTATTTCTCCAAATGCATTGGAGGGAACTGATAAAAAACCAACCATCTGGGTAAGTACTAAGAACTCTGGTGATACTGTTGAAATTAAAATAAAAGACAACGGTTCGGGTATACCTAAGAAAATAATTGACAAAATTTTTCAACCCTTTTTCACAACAAAAGCATCAGGGCAAGGCACTGGATTAGGATTATCTATGAGTTATGATATTGTAAAATCACATGGAGGTGAATTAAAAGTAGAAAGCAAAGAAGGTGAAGGAACAACCTTTACCATCATTATTCCAAAATAA